The following coding sequences lie in one Gloeocapsa sp. PCC 73106 genomic window:
- a CDS encoding DUF2993 domain-containing protein, translated as MTITFPKDIISKVLSPAVNLWLHSQLDQVQQLQVEITGANRQIISGYIPFVSLSCSHPVYQGIHLARVAIQGENIKINLGQVIKGQPLRLSEPILVTGEISLEESQLNLSLASPLLSGALTDLLRDFLSGTSLENYQIRWVNLEIKPDKLIMSGIANNDQTITLRTGLSLASPRKLLFHPLQIETATDHVSLSKYEVDLGSQVQLESLILTEGKINCSGKARITSD; from the coding sequence ATGACCATCACTTTTCCTAAGGATATTATTAGTAAAGTTCTTTCTCCTGCGGTTAATCTCTGGTTACATTCTCAACTAGATCAAGTCCAACAGCTTCAGGTTGAAATTACCGGTGCTAATCGCCAAATTATCAGCGGTTATATTCCTTTTGTGTCTCTCAGTTGTAGTCACCCAGTCTATCAAGGAATACATTTAGCTCGAGTAGCCATCCAGGGAGAAAACATCAAAATAAACCTAGGACAAGTCATCAAAGGTCAACCACTACGCTTATCAGAGCCTATTTTAGTCACAGGAGAGATTAGCCTAGAAGAAAGTCAACTCAATCTCTCTTTAGCGTCTCCTCTGTTATCTGGCGCTTTAACCGATTTACTCAGGGACTTCCTCTCTGGAACCTCTTTAGAAAATTACCAGATCAGATGGGTAAATCTGGAGATTAAACCAGATAAATTAATTATGAGTGGTATAGCTAACAATGATCAAACCATTACCCTGCGAACAGGTTTGAGTCTCGCTAGTCCCCGTAAACTACTATTTCATCCTCTTCAGATTGAAACTGCCACAGATCACGTTAGTCTGAGTAAGTATGAAGTCGATCTCGGTTCCCAAGTACAATTAGAAAGTTTAATTCTTACTGAAGGTAAAATCAATTGCTCTGGTAAAGCCAGAATTACCTCCGACTAA
- the psbU gene encoding photosystem II complex extrinsic protein PsbU — MKKLISALVLVIMCCSLLSFWGYSPAIAAEVDMRNPADAVLGSDYGKKVDLNNANVRLFRKYRGYYPTLAALIVNNAPYEQVDDVLKIPGLSGRQKELLSEHMTEFTVTPQADVFNEGGDRYNPGIY, encoded by the coding sequence ATGAAAAAGTTGATTTCAGCTTTGGTTTTAGTGATCATGTGTTGTAGCTTGCTCTCGTTTTGGGGATATTCCCCTGCAATAGCAGCAGAAGTGGATATGCGTAACCCAGCAGACGCTGTACTCGGCAGCGATTATGGGAAAAAAGTAGACTTAAACAACGCTAACGTGCGCTTGTTTCGGAAATACAGAGGCTATTATCCTACTTTAGCCGCTTTGATCGTTAATAATGCTCCCTACGAGCAAGTAGACGATGTTTTAAAAATCCCAGGACTATCTGGACGCCAAAAAGAACTACTATCAGAACATATGACTGAGTTTACCGTCACTCCTCAGGCAGATGTGTTTAACGAAGGGGGAGACCGCTATAACCCTGGTATCTACTAA
- a CDS encoding rhomboid family intramembrane serine protease yields the protein MNSLSRQLKQQFSILGAFVVSFWTIEILDIAIFSSYLDRFGIIPHNLIGLRGILFAPFLHGGIGHLIANTIPFLVLGWFVMLQETSDFFLVTLITMIVGGLGVWVFGAPGSVHIGASILIFGYLGFLLFRGFFQKNLPSIMLSVIVFFLYGGLIWGILPGLGPFISWQGHLFGFIGGILAARWLSSK from the coding sequence ATGAACAGTCTTTCTCGCCAGTTAAAACAGCAATTTAGTATTCTGGGGGCTTTTGTCGTCTCCTTTTGGACTATAGAAATCCTCGATATCGCTATTTTTTCTAGCTATCTAGATCGCTTTGGCATTATTCCCCACAATCTAATTGGATTACGAGGGATATTATTCGCCCCATTTTTACACGGGGGTATAGGACATCTAATCGCTAATACTATTCCCTTTTTAGTTTTAGGCTGGTTTGTGATGCTCCAAGAAACCAGTGATTTTTTTCTAGTAACCCTAATCACGATGATTGTAGGAGGACTAGGAGTATGGGTATTCGGCGCACCAGGATCGGTACATATCGGCGCTTCTATTCTAATTTTTGGCTACCTCGGCTTTCTACTTTTTAGAGGCTTTTTCCAAAAAAACTTACCCTCGATTATGCTGTCAGTTATCGTTTTTTTCCTATATGGAGGTTTAATTTGGGGCATTTTACCCGGTCTTGGTCCCTTTATCTCTTGGCAAGGTCATTTATTCGGTTTTATTGGCGGAATTCTGGCTGCTCGTTGGCTGTCCTCCAAATAA
- a CDS encoding reverse transcriptase N-terminal domain-containing protein — protein MTQVKTSDDWQQINWRKLRRDLFRLQKRIFQAVQVGDMAKAKRLQKLVMSSYAARMLAIRQVTQLNQGKKTAGVDGKTADLTVSTHGDMIGNTARLRF, from the coding sequence ATGACGCAGGTAAAAACTAGCGATGATTGGCAACAAATCAACTGGCGTAAATTACGCCGAGATTTGTTCAGATTGCAAAAGAGAATATTTCAAGCAGTTCAAGTTGGCGACATGGCTAAAGCCAAACGTCTACAAAAACTGGTCATGAGTTCCTATGCAGCAAGAATGCTCGCAATCCGACAAGTGACTCAACTAAACCAAGGAAAGAAAACTGCTGGAGTTGACGGTAAAACAGCCGATTTGACTGTAAGTACCCATGGGGATATGATAGGGAATACAGCAAGGTTAAGATTTTAA
- a CDS encoding type II toxin-antitoxin system RelE/ParE family toxin: MRIFKNKWFAKFAKKEGISDAKLWDAIASVEFGRIDTDYGGGVIKQRIARANEGKSGGYRSIILYRRDDKAFFIYGFAKSEQENIDEDEERGFKDLARVTFSLSEDELAKLIEKGVYKEVKCDDPEKNLQE; encoded by the coding sequence GTGAGGATTTTCAAGAATAAATGGTTTGCCAAATTCGCAAAAAAAGAAGGCATTAGCGACGCGAAGCTATGGGATGCGATCGCATCTGTAGAGTTTGGGAGGATAGATACCGATTATGGCGGCGGTGTGATCAAACAGAGGATAGCACGCGCCAACGAGGGGAAGTCCGGAGGCTATAGGTCGATCATCCTGTACAGGCGAGATGACAAAGCCTTCTTTATCTACGGATTTGCGAAAAGCGAACAGGAGAACATAGATGAAGACGAAGAACGGGGATTCAAAGACTTGGCGAGAGTAACCTTTTCCCTTTCAGAGGATGAACTCGCCAAGTTAATCGAAAAAGGAGTTTACAAGGAAGTAAAATGCGATGACCCAGAAAAAAACCTACAAGAGTGA
- the cobT gene encoding nicotinate mononucleotide-dependent phosphoribosyltransferase CobT has translation MIKVYHSLEQGQEWLANYRGKKPVFACILGFTATGLIPGISAAGATPALRQYTAIADAEFLINGPNLPPRYPLPSLDVGASPVLITRAVVEGLAIPVYLFNAGLPTPPPVPAIDLGGIPALCVSSGKALPLEVVEHLFAQGMAWGEKLGKTLSESYLIIGECVVGGTTTALGLLTGLGINATGKVNSSHRQCNHEQKWSIVRKGLEGLKPRLGPLEVVAGVGDPMQIVAAGMAIAASAYCGVMLAGGTQMLAVYALINALVRESLQLPDWRRIVVGTTRWVVEDSTGDTLGLAREIQNYYKNPNLGVIATQLSFANSQYETLRDYERGYVKEGVGAGACAIAAHLYQNWSQLELQSAIESIIGVASSG, from the coding sequence ATGATTAAAGTCTACCACTCGTTAGAGCAGGGACAGGAATGGTTAGCTAATTATCGAGGCAAAAAACCCGTATTTGCTTGTATTTTGGGCTTTACTGCCACTGGACTGATTCCGGGTATATCAGCGGCTGGAGCTACTCCTGCTCTGCGTCAATATACAGCGATCGCCGATGCGGAGTTTTTGATCAATGGTCCCAATCTACCCCCCCGATACCCCTTACCTTCTCTCGATGTGGGTGCTTCTCCCGTACTGATTACTCGAGCTGTAGTGGAGGGTTTAGCTATTCCAGTGTATTTATTTAACGCAGGGTTACCCACTCCTCCCCCTGTACCTGCTATCGATTTGGGAGGTATTCCAGCGCTCTGTGTGAGTTCAGGTAAAGCTCTCCCCCTGGAGGTAGTTGAGCATTTATTCGCTCAGGGTATGGCTTGGGGCGAAAAGTTGGGGAAAACTCTATCAGAGAGCTATTTAATCATTGGCGAGTGTGTAGTTGGTGGTACTACTACAGCCTTGGGCTTACTGACAGGATTGGGGATAAACGCCACAGGAAAAGTAAACAGTAGTCACCGCCAGTGTAATCACGAGCAAAAATGGTCTATAGTTAGAAAAGGATTAGAAGGCCTCAAACCGAGGTTAGGACCTCTAGAAGTAGTAGCAGGTGTAGGGGATCCAATGCAAATCGTCGCTGCAGGGATGGCGATCGCAGCTAGTGCTTACTGCGGTGTGATGCTAGCTGGTGGAACCCAAATGTTAGCGGTGTATGCTTTAATCAATGCTTTGGTTAGAGAGAGTCTCCAACTTCCAGATTGGCGCCGTATAGTGGTGGGAACGACTCGCTGGGTGGTAGAAGACAGTACAGGAGATACCCTAGGTTTAGCCCGAGAAATACAGAATTATTACAAAAATCCTAACTTAGGAGTGATAGCGACTCAACTGAGTTTTGCTAATTCTCAGTATGAGACTCTCAGAGATTATGAACGGGGTTATGTTAAAGAAGGGGTTGGTGCGGGTGCTTGCGCTATAGCTGCTCATCTTTATCAAAACTGGTCCCAGCTTGAGCTACAGAGTGCGATCGAAAGCATCATTGGCGTGGCTTCTAGTGGCTAA
- the recA gene encoding recombinase RecA, whose translation MATSSLSNNPDKEKALNLVLSQIERNFGKGAIMRLGDAIQMRVETIPSGALTLDLALGGGLPKGRIIEIYGPESSGKTTLALHAIAEVQKAGGVAAFVDAEHALDPTYSEALGVDIANLLVAQPDTGESALEIVDQLVRSAAVDLVVIDSVAALVPRAEIEGEMGDTQVGLQARLMSKALRKIAGNMSKSGCTVIFLNQLRQKIGVTYGNPEVTTGGNALKFYASIRLDIRRIQTLKKGSEVEYGIRAKVKVAKNKVAPPFRIAEFDIIFGEGISRLGCLLDLAEKTDVVIRKGAWYSYKGDNIAQGRDNAVTYLAERPEMAAEVEQEIRAKLDINSLVASEPDPDSEMTDMDSHDDEI comes from the coding sequence ATGGCTACTAGCAGCTTGAGTAATAATCCCGATAAAGAAAAAGCTCTAAATTTAGTGCTTAGTCAGATTGAGCGTAATTTCGGTAAAGGCGCGATTATGCGTCTAGGGGACGCCATACAGATGCGAGTGGAAACTATCCCCAGCGGCGCTTTAACCCTGGATTTAGCCCTGGGAGGAGGTCTTCCCAAGGGTCGAATTATAGAAATTTATGGACCAGAAAGTTCAGGAAAGACTACTTTAGCCCTACACGCGATCGCCGAAGTACAAAAAGCAGGAGGTGTCGCCGCTTTCGTCGATGCTGAACACGCCTTAGATCCGACCTATTCTGAAGCCTTGGGAGTAGATATTGCCAATCTTCTAGTCGCTCAACCCGACACTGGAGAATCAGCTTTAGAAATAGTAGACCAGTTAGTGCGATCAGCTGCAGTAGATTTAGTAGTGATTGACTCCGTCGCCGCTTTAGTCCCTCGAGCTGAAATCGAAGGAGAAATGGGTGATACTCAAGTAGGCTTACAAGCCCGTTTGATGAGTAAAGCACTGCGTAAAATTGCCGGTAATATGAGCAAGTCAGGTTGTACTGTCATTTTCCTCAATCAACTGCGTCAAAAAATCGGCGTCACCTACGGTAATCCTGAAGTTACTACAGGAGGTAACGCCCTCAAATTCTACGCATCTATTCGCCTAGATATCCGTCGCATTCAAACCCTCAAAAAAGGCAGCGAAGTCGAATACGGTATCCGCGCCAAGGTTAAAGTCGCAAAAAATAAAGTAGCTCCACCTTTTCGGATCGCTGAATTTGATATCATCTTTGGAGAAGGGATCTCTCGCTTGGGTTGTCTGTTAGATCTAGCCGAAAAAACAGACGTAGTCATCCGTAAAGGAGCCTGGTACAGTTACAAAGGTGATAATATCGCTCAAGGTAGAGACAACGCCGTCACCTATCTCGCCGAGAGACCCGAGATGGCCGCTGAAGTAGAACAGGAAATCCGGGCTAAATTGGACATTAATTCCCTCGTTGCGAGCGAACCTGATCCCGATAGCGAAATGACAGATATGGATTCACACGATGACGAAATTTAA
- a CDS encoding DUF3493 domain-containing protein — MPNSSRIPPESEKYARLKAELKTPYKGLRKFVYIAFGASGLLGAFVFLTQLAAGQDVGTILPNLAIQIGVVALMIWLYRLEK, encoded by the coding sequence ATGCCCAATTCGTCTCGAATCCCTCCAGAGTCTGAAAAATACGCTCGTTTGAAAGCGGAGTTAAAAACCCCCTATAAGGGGTTGAGGAAGTTTGTTTACATTGCTTTTGGCGCTTCTGGCTTATTGGGGGCTTTTGTGTTTTTAACCCAGTTGGCAGCAGGGCAAGACGTGGGGACAATCTTGCCTAATTTAGCCATACAAATTGGGGTAGTGGCTTTAATGATTTGGTTGTACCGATTAGAAAAATAA
- a CDS encoding DUF2232 domain-containing protein, translating into MSLSPDDPQTSESSWVDEDDCQSSTQPSPIDNLKPLSQSQSQTLVMVETAFLASTSALIWLINYYFPLGPLLRIFFPIPIALIYLRRGDRAAIMASTVATLLLSVLMGPVRSVIFLIPYGLMGIQLGVFWRRSASWNFSLCVGGIIGTFGVFFRIFLFSIFLGEDLWSYVMVQITELANWIFLKLGILAEPSLGMIELLALVMIYLSNLLYMLTVHLAALLILDKLGNPIPRPPNWIKTILDYD; encoded by the coding sequence ATGTCCCTTTCCCCTGATGATCCTCAAACTTCTGAATCCTCCTGGGTGGATGAAGATGATTGCCAATCCAGTACCCAACCATCTCCAATCGATAATTTGAAGCCCTTATCCCAGAGTCAGAGTCAAACCCTGGTGATGGTAGAAACCGCTTTTTTAGCGAGTACATCGGCTTTAATTTGGTTGATTAATTACTATTTTCCCCTAGGACCCCTACTGAGAATTTTTTTCCCCATACCCATCGCGTTAATTTATCTCAGAAGAGGCGATCGCGCGGCGATTATGGCGAGTACCGTGGCTACTTTATTATTATCAGTGTTGATGGGTCCGGTACGCAGCGTCATTTTTTTAATTCCCTACGGCTTGATGGGAATACAGTTAGGCGTTTTTTGGCGTCGCTCTGCTAGTTGGAATTTTTCTCTATGCGTTGGTGGGATTATCGGAACTTTTGGTGTTTTCTTCCGTATTTTTCTGTTTTCTATCTTTTTGGGAGAAGATCTCTGGAGTTATGTTATGGTGCAAATCACCGAGTTAGCTAATTGGATCTTTCTCAAACTGGGTATACTGGCTGAACCTAGTTTAGGGATGATTGAATTATTAGCTCTAGTGATGATTTATCTGAGCAATCTTCTTTATATGTTAACGGTGCATTTAGCGGCTTTGCTAATTTTGGATAAATTGGGCAATCCCATTCCCCGTCCTCCCAACTGGATTAAAACCATCTTGGATTATGATTAA
- the gloB gene encoding hydroxyacylglutathione hydrolase translates to MEIKLIPALDNNYIFLIYHSQSQIAAVVDPAQAGPTLKQLDKLGLKLVAIFNTHHHHDHVGGNLELSKHFPDVCIYGGEHDRGRIPGQQQYLQEGDRLEFAGVIAEILYIPGHTQGHIAYYFREGPGDLFCGDTLFAGSCGRLLEGTPEQMLNSLTRLRSLPDSTKIWCAHEYTLKNLAFALTVEPDNLELQKRYQGVKDLRNLGLSTIPSDLGLEKRTNPFLRWDQPGLQQSAGSQDPVTVFGRIRKLKDNY, encoded by the coding sequence ATAGAGATCAAGTTGATTCCAGCTTTAGATAATAATTATATTTTTCTGATTTACCACAGTCAGAGCCAAATAGCAGCAGTGGTAGATCCCGCCCAAGCCGGTCCTACGTTAAAACAATTAGATAAATTAGGGCTAAAACTAGTTGCTATTTTTAATACCCACCATCATCATGATCACGTGGGTGGGAACTTGGAATTATCGAAGCATTTCCCCGATGTGTGTATCTATGGGGGTGAACACGATCGGGGGAGAATTCCAGGACAACAGCAGTATTTACAAGAGGGCGATCGCCTAGAATTTGCCGGGGTAATAGCAGAAATTCTCTATATTCCCGGACACACCCAAGGACATATAGCCTATTATTTTCGAGAGGGACCGGGAGATTTATTCTGTGGAGATACTTTATTCGCAGGAAGCTGTGGTAGACTCCTAGAGGGTACCCCGGAGCAGATGCTTAACTCTCTAACTAGATTGCGATCGCTCCCTGACTCAACCAAAATCTGGTGCGCTCACGAGTACACTCTGAAAAACCTAGCTTTTGCTTTAACCGTAGAACCAGATAACCTAGAACTCCAGAAGCGATATCAAGGAGTTAAAGATTTAAGAAACCTAGGTTTAAGCACTATTCCCTCTGATCTGGGTCTAGAAAAAAGAACTAATCCCTTTTTACGTTGGGATCAACCCGGTTTACAACAGAGTGCGGGTAGTCAAGATCCCGTCACCGTCTTTGGACGTATACGTAAACTGAAAGATAATTATTAA
- a CDS encoding response regulator transcription factor, whose protein sequence is MPRILVIDDDAAIAELVSINLEMAGYDVNQAEDGIKGQALAVQLQPDLIMLDLMLPKVDGFTVCQRIRRDPRTSDIPVLMLTALGQTQDKVEGFNAGADDYLTKPFELEEMLARVRALLRRTDRIPQAAKHAEILNQGPITLVPERFEAIWFNKTVKLTHLEFELIHCLLQRHGQTVSPSEILREVWGYDPDDDIETIRVHIRHLRTKLEPDPRRPRYIKTVYGAGYCLELPGSEELNFSQNSAIV, encoded by the coding sequence ATGCCACGAATACTCGTAATTGATGACGACGCTGCGATCGCTGAATTAGTCTCCATTAACTTAGAAATGGCTGGTTATGACGTTAATCAGGCAGAAGATGGAATCAAGGGTCAAGCCTTAGCTGTTCAGCTGCAACCAGATTTAATCATGCTCGATCTAATGCTACCTAAGGTCGATGGCTTTACAGTTTGCCAAAGAATTCGACGCGATCCCCGTACTTCCGACATTCCCGTTTTAATGTTAACCGCTTTGGGTCAAACTCAAGACAAGGTTGAAGGTTTCAATGCAGGTGCAGACGATTACTTAACCAAACCCTTTGAATTGGAAGAAATGCTCGCCAGAGTAAGGGCTTTATTGCGCAGGACTGATCGCATTCCCCAAGCAGCTAAGCACGCTGAAATTCTCAATCAAGGACCCATAACCCTGGTTCCGGAACGTTTTGAAGCGATTTGGTTTAACAAAACGGTAAAGTTAACTCATTTAGAGTTTGAATTGATCCATTGCTTGTTACAACGTCACGGACAGACGGTATCACCTAGCGAAATTCTGAGAGAAGTCTGGGGGTACGATCCAGATGATGATATTGAAACAATCAGAGTGCATATTCGTCATCTCAGAACTAAGTTAGAACCAGATCCTCGTCGTCCTCGTTACATCAAAACCGTATATGGAGCAGGTTATTGTCTAGAATTACCAGGAAGCGAAGAATTGAATTTCAGTCAAAATTCTGCCATAGTCTGA
- a CDS encoding DNA-binding transcriptional regulator, producing the protein MTQKKTYKSEAFAAIHETASDYYDAGVIDKQTMRHFDESCLTPVKEFTPEEIQALRQREEVSQAVFARYLNVSKDAVSQWERGSKHPAGPALKLLSLVEKKGLRAIA; encoded by the coding sequence ATGACCCAGAAAAAAACCTACAAGAGTGAGGCGTTCGCGGCGATTCACGAAACTGCCAGCGACTATTACGACGCAGGCGTGATCGATAAGCAAACCATGAGGCATTTCGACGAATCCTGCCTAACGCCAGTGAAGGAGTTCACACCGGAAGAGATACAGGCTCTCCGCCAGCGAGAGGAGGTAAGCCAAGCCGTCTTCGCCCGTTACCTGAACGTCAGCAAAGATGCTGTCAGCCAATGGGAGAGAGGATCAAAACACCCAGCGGGTCCAGCTCTGAAACTCCTGTCCCTTGTCGAAAAAAAAGGTTTGAGAGCGATCGCCTAG
- a CDS encoding extracellular solute-binding protein, whose amino-acid sequence MLNRRSFLIGCSGLITAHFLSGCQANHQRLGISLLKNSIPLQLLAKFRNSLDNPKEIDFTLETNLGDLWKLLQKDSTVLVTLGDTWLEQAIPQKLIQPLVIEELSNWQQLPSAYQELVKRNSQGYVDPQGEIWGAPYRWGTTMIAYRSDRLKEVGIVPQDWSDLWQSALKERISLPAHSREVIGLTLKKLGYSYNQTNLAAIPELPKELERLNQQVKFYSSDAYLQPLIKGDTWLAVGWSTDIIPVANNYSNIEAVIPPSGTSLWVDLWVKSALTQPTAPEVELIKGWIDFCWQPRSAEAISLLTNAASPVILNAPVSGELTKKPLVIPSPEILSKSEFLLPLNMETLAEHRALWEGLFGGQPTSSQNSANKTE is encoded by the coding sequence ATGCTGAATCGCCGTTCTTTTTTAATTGGTTGCAGTGGTTTAATAACTGCGCATTTTCTCAGTGGTTGTCAAGCTAATCATCAACGTTTAGGTATCTCATTACTGAAGAATTCTATCCCTCTACAGTTGTTGGCTAAATTTCGCAATTCTCTAGATAATCCTAAGGAGATTGATTTTACCCTAGAAACTAATTTAGGGGACTTATGGAAATTACTGCAAAAAGATAGTACCGTGTTAGTGACGTTAGGAGATACCTGGTTAGAGCAAGCAATTCCACAAAAGTTAATTCAGCCTTTAGTTATAGAAGAGTTATCGAATTGGCAACAACTACCAAGTGCTTACCAAGAATTAGTTAAACGTAATTCCCAAGGCTATGTAGATCCTCAGGGAGAAATTTGGGGTGCGCCCTATCGTTGGGGTACGACAATGATCGCATATAGGAGCGATCGCCTCAAGGAAGTGGGTATCGTTCCTCAAGATTGGTCTGATTTGTGGCAATCTGCCTTAAAAGAGCGGATATCGCTACCAGCTCACTCGAGGGAAGTAATTGGTTTAACTTTAAAAAAACTGGGCTATTCTTACAATCAAACCAATTTAGCAGCTATACCCGAACTACCAAAGGAATTAGAGCGTTTAAATCAACAAGTTAAATTCTACAGTTCTGATGCTTATCTACAACCTTTAATCAAAGGCGATACCTGGTTAGCGGTGGGTTGGTCGACGGATATTATCCCAGTGGCTAATAATTATAGTAATATCGAAGCGGTGATACCTCCCTCCGGAACGTCTCTCTGGGTGGATTTATGGGTTAAATCAGCTCTAACTCAGCCCACTGCGCCAGAGGTTGAGTTAATTAAGGGGTGGATTGACTTTTGTTGGCAACCGCGCTCTGCTGAAGCGATTTCCTTACTTACTAACGCAGCTTCTCCTGTTATTTTAAACGCTCCTGTATCTGGGGAGTTGACTAAAAAGCCTTTGGTGATACCAAGTCCAGAAATTCTAAGTAAGAGTGAGTTTTTGCTACCTTTAAATATGGAAACTTTAGCAGAGCATCGGGCATTATGGGAAGGATTATTTGGAGGACAGCCAACGAGCAGCCAGAATTCCGCCAATAAAACCGAATAA
- a CDS encoding cytochrome c biogenesis protein, producing the protein MTLSEAIVKLPRDWGSQLLKTIADLRLAIILFLAIALVSISGTVIEQGESMQFYQQNYPEDPALFGFLTAQVIVKLGLDHVYTTWWFLTLLLLFGSSLIACTFNRQIPALKAARNWKFYHQPRQFQKLALSIELDRGSMEVLSPLLQKQGYRVFQDGEAIYARKGIIGRIGPIVVHVGMIIVLLGAIWGAFTGFLAQEMIASGDTFRVTNIFSAGRFASQNIPTDWSVKVNRFWIDYSDQGEVDQFYSDLSVVDNQGQQIKRETIHVNKPLRYDGVTFYQTNWGIAAVKVQLNNSPIFRLPMVDLPGVSQGRLWGTWIPTKPDLSEGVSLIARDLQGTLLVYGVDGQLINAIRPGMGLEINGVTLKVIELIGSTGLQIKADPGVPLVYTGFALLMAGVVMSYVSHSQIWALQQGDRFYLGGRSNRALVQFERDFDSLLHQL; encoded by the coding sequence ATGACTTTGTCAGAAGCTATAGTTAAACTACCTCGAGATTGGGGAAGTCAGCTACTCAAAACGATCGCCGACCTGAGGTTAGCGATTATTTTATTTTTAGCGATCGCTCTAGTAAGTATCAGTGGTACGGTGATCGAGCAGGGAGAATCCATGCAATTCTACCAGCAAAACTACCCAGAAGATCCGGCGCTATTTGGTTTTCTCACCGCTCAAGTAATCGTCAAACTGGGATTAGATCACGTTTATACTACTTGGTGGTTTCTAACTCTATTACTGTTATTTGGCAGTAGTTTGATCGCCTGTACTTTTAATCGTCAAATACCTGCACTCAAAGCCGCGCGCAACTGGAAATTTTATCATCAACCGCGCCAATTTCAAAAATTAGCTTTGAGTATAGAGCTAGATAGAGGTTCAATGGAAGTTTTAAGCCCTCTGTTACAAAAACAGGGTTATAGAGTTTTTCAAGATGGGGAGGCAATTTACGCTCGCAAAGGTATCATTGGGCGTATCGGTCCGATAGTAGTGCATGTAGGAATGATTATAGTGCTATTGGGTGCGATTTGGGGTGCATTTACGGGATTTCTCGCCCAGGAAATGATAGCGAGTGGGGATACTTTTCGGGTAACTAACATTTTTTCTGCGGGAAGATTCGCCAGTCAAAACATACCCACAGATTGGTCGGTGAAGGTTAATCGGTTTTGGATTGACTACAGCGATCAAGGAGAGGTGGACCAGTTTTACTCTGATTTATCCGTGGTGGATAATCAAGGTCAACAGATCAAACGGGAAACGATCCACGTCAATAAACCTCTACGCTATGATGGAGTGACTTTTTATCAGACTAACTGGGGTATTGCTGCGGTTAAGGTTCAACTCAATAATAGCCCTATTTTTCGGCTTCCGATGGTTGACCTACCTGGGGTTAGTCAGGGACGTCTTTGGGGGACTTGGATCCCTACCAAACCTGATTTAAGCGAGGGGGTATCCTTAATAGCCAGAGATCTCCAAGGTACACTCTTAGTTTACGGTGTCGATGGTCAGTTAATCAATGCGATCCGCCCGGGTATGGGGTTAGAAATTAATGGAGTTACCCTAAAAGTGATTGAGTTAATAGGATCTACCGGTTTACAAATTAAAGCAGATCCAGGGGTTCCTCTGGTATATACTGGCTTTGCTCTACTGATGGCAGGTGTGGTGATGAGTTATGTGTCTCACTCTCAAATTTGGGCGCTACAGCAGGGCGATCGCTTTTATCTAGGTGGTCGTAGCAATCGCGCTTTAGTACAGTTTGAGCGAGATTTTGACTCTCTACTCCATCAGCTTTAG